Below is a genomic region from Gopherus flavomarginatus isolate rGopFla2 chromosome 25, rGopFla2.mat.asm, whole genome shotgun sequence.
actTTGTTTCTTACAAGTATAGATCTGGTTAATGTGGTTTCCTTAAAGCATATGGCACTTGGCTTCTAAATATCAAGAAGCCACCACAGTTCTATAGTGTAGCTGTTTCCTAAAATGTGGTCCACACTGAACGTTACAACTGCTCTATCCGTTGTCAAAGCTGGATTGTTCCCTGTTAAACATTTACAAGGGTTGTCcaatctgattttaaataatCTTAGCTTTGACAAGGGTTGGAGTAGTTTAGGAATTCTCCCTCTTTCCATTGGGGAGACTCCCATGGTAGAATCCATGTTGCATTCCACACAGCCCGTAGGATCTCATGGTCATTGTCCTGAAGAACTTACATAGAACATGGTGTTGCTTTTAGAAAGTCCTGTTTGACCAGTTCAACGGGTGTAGCCCTCAAGGCTTCTAAAGACTCGGAACCACAACATAAACAGAGCAATTAAAAGAGACTAGGCCACTAAAGGTAACACTTCTTTGGAGACAAGTGGGTATAACATATAGACTGTTAACATGGGTTATTAATATTGTTGTCGTCGATCCGCTCCTTAATCCACAAGCTCACAGGAGAAATGACTAGCCAGGAATAATCAGCTACTACCTTCCTGAACTAATCCAAATCATAATGATCCCTGTAATAATAGCAGCACAAACTAAGCAGCCCCTTATTTATAAGGCGCTAGCTAGTGATATTTAAAGTAGGTTCAGGTAAGTAAAGGCAGGATTCAGACTTTTAGGGATCCTCTAAAAATGAAGGCTGGAAACCTGCTTGCTGTCTAGGAAGGTCCATGCAAACCTGGAGTTTAAGGGAAAATATTAGACTTACCTAACACCCAGAGTTACCTGACTTGCCTGAGAAGCTGTGCCATAGAGTCAACATTTAGAAtcttctgtttgcttttctgctATAAACTAGATTCATTAAAATAAGTGGTTTGGTATTTTGTAAAATGCCAACTGACTGAGGAGGGCGatactccactgatttcagtctgGAAGATGCCAGGAGAGGAAAAGGAATTAACAATGAACTTTCTGTCTTAAAAACTGGGAATATTGGGACTATGTGGCTCAAAACCTACAGTTGTCCAGGCAGGTGCCATTGGTGACGACCTTCTTTTCCTCAGTTTAGGGAACAAGTAGTTAAAGAAACTGTTGAGAAACTTGAGCAAAAACTAAGTGAGAAGCTCATCCTTCGTAATCAGCCCCCAGACTCATCTAGCAGCTCCACCGTAATAGCACAGCCCGCTCCAGAGCCCCAGTCGACACAAGGCAGCCAGTGTGACTGGCTAATCTCCTGCAGCAACTGCCATGCCCGGATTGTGGGGATCCGCTACCAGTGCAGGTACAGTCTGATGGCATCTGGTTGTTTAGAAGAGTGACATATCAGTGTTGTATGCCTATGCATTATAGAATGAGAAATTGTTGACACTTGGAAAAATCTCCAAAGTTTGAATTCACAGGGTGTGAACCTTGTCTCAGATGCTTCTGTGTGCATTGCTGCATGTCTTGTATATTCAGCAACTGTGCCAGTACTTTTGGTGATTTGACAACTTTCTCAGTGGCATATGGGCCTAGATCTGAGATCATAATGTCTTCAGTAAATAGTTCTCTTGTTGGTCATGATTGGTTACTCAGGtcatgcacatttttttttttctcttcttcctctccatAGCCACGTCAGAATTCAAAGCACTGAATCCTGCATTACAAATACATTTATAAGGGTCTTACTGATAGCTATCTTAAGTGCTGTGTGATAACACACATCCCATAaaaaggggcagctgccattTGAGTTCCTGTAAAAATAAATGCTTTGTTCTTATGGCCTAAATAGCAACTGTAGCAATTGACATAGTTCAATCTGATGTATATTTCCTCTGTCACTCAGAGCGTACAGATTAATATACTTCCATTAATTCCATTTCATCAGTACATCTGCTTTATAGCCCTGGGACACTGCTAAGAGCTTTGGTGTCCTGCCCCCTACACTGTATCATCCGCTATACTGCAGTATATTTTACAAAGAATTTTGCTTAGTCTTTCTTACCCTCTGTTGCAAACAATCTGCAGTCAGGCACTCATGAGCTGAGGAAGGGCATGCTTTAAGATGTGACACTAAGGAGGAAATGACTCAATGTCCTGGATGGAGTTGGGTTGGAAAGAATGTTACCGATGGAGGTGGCTGCACAAATGATGAAGCCGactcctgctccaccccaagTAGTCTTGCCTAATATGCAGAGGTTCCGATGCAGTCATTGCTTCTTTAGGGAGATGGGGGTGTTACCCATATGAAGATTTCttttcctacacacacacaccccttcctttATTTGCCTTTAAGTAACCTGCTTGCCTTTACTTCTTTTGCAGTGTGTGTCCAGCCTACAGTATCTGTGAACCATGTGAGGCAGAGACATATGCACATGATCCTAATCATGTCTTGCTGAAGTTGCGGAGGCCTGTTCTATGTGTCTCTGAGACATACAGCATTGGGCAGTTCTCTCCTCGTCTCCCTGCTACTCTGGAGCAAGTTAGGTAAATGCGTAGCTGCCTCAGTTACGTGGCAGTGTTCTTCTGGTCTGCAGGAGGCAGTTTGAAAACGCCtatatttggggttttgtttagGTTTTTATGGTGGATATAGAAGAAAGCAAGAAGTAGAAACTGGCATATGCATTATTTCCAGAATATGGAGTAGATGACTAAGCAGAGTAGCATATGTCTGTTCCACATTAAATCCAAGACTGTCCTTGACTCTTCAGCAAGAAGGTGGAAGAGATAGTTAGGCAGAGGTTTCTTCTCTTTTCTCATCTCATAGCTGGGTTCTGCAGGACCTAATGAGTTCAGTATGACCCTGTGATACCACATATGTTAATGTGGCTTCCGTGAGTTAGCTCTTCCATCAGGGCCACATTGAATATCTTCACCAGCTACTCTTCAGGCATTTGTCGCAGATTTGCATCCTTTGGGAAATGTGCCCATCAGAAGATGTCACTGAGATATTGCTCATGGAAGCCTGATGTTTTTCATATAGCGTTCCATGAAATATTCCTGGCAGAATTAGAATTTATGTTGTTGGAAGCTGAACTCCAATTTGGTTGCTAAGTGTATGTTGTACAGAGCTGGATGTCTTTATTTGCAGGCTCCAGAAACAAATGGACAAAAGATTTCTGAAGGCAGAAAAGCAAAGATTACGAGCGGAGAAGAAACAGCGCAAGGCTGAAGTCCGAGAGCTCAAAAAGCAGCTCAAGCTGCACAGGAAGATTCACCTGTGGAACTCTGTCCATGCGCTGGAGATCACTGGCTCACCCGCTATCAAACCAGAGAGCCTGCAGCCTAGTGCCCTCATGTAAGGAATGCTGGGAGCCAGAACAGCGCTTCATGCATTGCTGTGCTATTTCTTGATCCCGTGATGCAATGAGGTTAAAATGTAATTTAGAATTTTATGAAATAATGAAAGGCTAAATCCTGGAGACTCCAGTGAGAGTGCATGAGAGTTTTGACCTAGTGAGGACTGCAAGGTTTGATGCTGTTTGTTAAAATCCTATCCCTTACCAAAAATCTGAAAACAGGTGTATTTGGAGCATAAGCTGGGCATGTTGTGAGTTGGGAGAGTGTGAGGGGTTTAAATTTGAGGTGGtgtaacagggagggagggagggaagcataAATTGAGGTTGACTTGGTGCCTCATTTGAACAGACTGCATTTTTTACGGTCTTCCTGACTGGCTCCTTTTGGAATCTAGTCTGTACTCCATGTGCACAGTTTTTGCACAAGACCATGCTGAGGTAAGAATGGAGGCAATAGCACCCTTTTGTCTCATTAGATGGGTATCTTTCATGTAGACAAGTCTGCTTGAGTTTTTCCATTATTCTACTTTATGCATGTACAGATTTAAAATATGTAACATCTCTGGTTTCTGATTCCCTTAAAATCATACGGGTGTATTGTTTTCCTTTACGTGTGTCTGAATCCAATTAAAATTAGTTGGAGCTACTTTATACTCATGCGGAGTTTAATAGATCCAGTTGTGTTACCTATTTGCTAAGTAGGAAATATTTCCactccttttttttaaaggacaccaATTTGAATTGTAGTGCAGGATCTGAAACTGTGTTTAAATTAACATGTCCCTAAGCCTCTTTCCAAAttttgtgtgggtgggtggggaacatTGAAACCCATCTATTGCGGAGAGTCCTAAAGGGGAAATGATGAGGCTGACCAGATACTAGTATTctgattcaacaaagcatttCAGTATGtgttttaaatgctttgctgaatctagGCCAAAGAACTGTCAAATGAAAGTAAACCAGCTGGGAACAAATTATTTCattaatataaatgtttaaatgttgtaaCTATACTAGAGGaaattttcagaaaaatgttttatCTTGACCCCTATAAGCAAAGCAAGACCAACTGCTTAAATGGTGGATTTTAAAACTTAAGTTgaagatatttatttaaaatgccagggctttggatctgCTTCCACAAGCTGAGGAGGAGAATGACAACTGAAATAAGTCAGTCTGCTTCATTCAGTCAATTTCAGAGCGGCTTCTATGCTTTGTTCTGTATTCAGGAGTCCtatccagccctgcccaccagtgGTCCCTACACTGAGTGCAGCGTTCGTGGATGAGAATTTGCCTGATGGGACTCACATACAACCAGGGACAAAGTTTATCAAGCACTGGCGAATGAAGAACACTGGCAACGTGGAGTGGAGCTCAGACACCAAGGTGCCCCACCTTTGCTAGTGCTGTGTTCACACTTGTAAATCACTTGAGTAAGTTCCAGGAGGTAAAGTCTGTGTGTGTTGGCTATGGACAGGGATTTTGGTTCTGACTGCGGTCAAAGCAACACCTGCCTCAGGTTCTGGCTAGTCTGTTCATAGAAGAGTACGCTTCTTGCACTCCTCAGGAATAGATGGCAGAGGACTGAAAAAAAGGGGTTAATGACCACCATAACTTTGGGAAACTATATTGAATTAGTGACTTGCCAAGGCGTGGTCCCACAACATGGTCGTTCTATCATACGTCAGCTTTTGCTTCTGTCACACATACAAACATCTGACCATAGCACCACCACCTCTTTCTTTCATTAGTCTAGACcaaaattaaaactgaaacatCAATATTTTATCAGCCTTTGCCGTGACTGAGACTTACATAGAAAGTCTGAAGGGTTCATTAGACAGGTCCTACACTGGAAGAGTAAAgctggtgagtgtgggggagGTTAGGGTGCCAATAAActagttggttttgttttttatcctTCAGCTGAAATTCATGTGGGGAAATCTGACCCTGGGGTCTTCTGAAAAAAAGGACGTATTGGTGCCATCCCTGCCAGCAGGGCAAGTGGGGATTGTCTCGGTCGAGTTTATTGCTCCTGCTCTAGAAGGGACCTACGCTTCTCATTGGCGGCTGTCACACAAGGGGGAGCAGTTTGGGCCCAGAGTTTGGTGCAGTATTGTTGTGGATCCTTCCACAGTCACTGCCTGCCTGGAGAGGAATCAGAAGACCTCTAGTTCTAGTCTAAAGGATAAGGATTCCTGTAGAAATGAGGCAAGTATCTCAAACTGATATGATAGAATCTGCCTATGGAAGAGAGAATAGTGTCTGTTTCTGTTTGGTGCAATGGTGTAGTTGCTTCCATCCTCCTGCAGTGTTGACCTAGTGTTGGGGATTGTTTCAGTTTTTTCCCATTGTTTAAAAAAGATGGCCTAACTTTGTTGCTAAAGTAGTTgctgacatagaatcatagaatatcagggttggaagagacctcattaggtatctagtccaactccctgctcaaagcaggaccaattcccaagtaAATCCCTAaatgaactctcaaccctgggtttagcaggccaatgctaaaaccactgagctattcctgccTCCCATATTACCTGCTGCTTTGCTGAACCTGGAATTAATTGTTGCAGTATGTTATAGCTgggttttttggatttttttgtaaatgaaaCCTTGCAAGACACCACTCTTACGATATTTGCGCCTGTCCATAAGGCTCCAAGTAGGTGGAATGAGGCTTTTTTCGTATTTATACTGTCCTTCTACATAACATTCTGGCTTCATATTTTATATAACTATATTTTTGAGCCTCCTGCAAACATCAGAGGGTGTTAATCTAAGGTACCTCTGGGATGtatctcctccccacccttgGTTTTCTGCAGGTGGTTTCTTCAAAATCAGAATCAGAAGGCCAGGAGGCTGGTGAGGGGATGGAGCAGACAGACTTGCCAGTGCCAGGCATCCCTCTGAAGATTAAAAATATCCCCAGCGAGAGAGAGTTTTACATCCCATCAGTTGATCTCCTTACTGCACAGGTAAAATACTAAATTAAAGGCAAAAGAAGATTTTGTGCCCTGGTTTTAGTAAAGTGCATAGATATTCACAGAGATTAGTTGCCTGCCTTCTTGAACTGTCAGCTGTTTTGGGTTCAGGAAAATACAGGCCACAGCTTTCTTGATTCAGTAAAACTACTATTTCCCTGAAGCAACCAGTAGTGGGAACTTGTTGCCACTACAATAGGAATGCCACCCATCTTGTTACCCGAGTAGAATCTATTCCACACTGAGTTATATGGGGAACCTTCCCTCCTTTGCCTCTAATAAAGGCCATTTGTTTGTGCATTGCTCCCACTGTATAGTCTCCCTCTTTTGGCCatttactgattttaaaaacacaactaTTCTTCTGCATTGAACAAAGAGTCCTACTAGAGAGCTGCAGTCTGCCTGAAATTCTGAGGCTCCTGGAGAACTGGAGTAGatttatttataataaatgtGGTGCTGCTAGGAGGGAGGTGCAGTGCAGGGCACACTAATGGAAATAATCTGGGGTTTCCTCCTGTAGGATTTGCTGTCCTTTGAGCTGCTGGACATTAACATAGTGCAGGAACTGGAGCGAGTGCCACACAACACTCCTGTTGGTAAGGAACTTCTTAAATTCTGGTGCACAGCATCTCTCATTCCAGGAGACCTAGAATAGAGGAGTATGACTGTGGTCACGCAGACAGCTGATTCTCCCTTTGGGTCTCCATGGACTGTGATGCTGGAGAAGCGATTTGGCACTCTGCATGTGAGACTTTGCCTCTTGAGACACAGAGGTAGAGTAATGAGCTCTTCCAAGCTCCAGCGTCTTCTCCACACTTCGCTCAGAATTCGCCTTGCCCTGGTCCAAGGGGAATCTTGAGGGTCTCTTGTGCTTTCATTCTTGACTCCCTTTCTCACTCACATCACCATGAACAAGGTGATGGACCTCAAAGGAGGCTGCTCTTCTGTCCACCCACCCAGCCAGTGTCAATGGAGCATCATAGATAAGCCTGTTTAAGGTGCTTGTTCGTGACACCTACAGTCCCCGTGAACCTTGGAGCAAGTAACCTGAGGGGGGTGCTAAACCTAAAAATGGCTAATTGCTTGAAAGGTTGCCTTTTGTTTAGTATGAAGTCTTCTCCTGTAATGCAAATAAACTTTTTTTGCCTTTATTTTCCAGACATGACTCCATGCATGTCTCCTCTGCCACATGATAGCCCTCTGATAGAGAAGCCTGGTTTGGGTCAGATAGAGGAAGAGAATGAGGGGAATGGATTTAAACCAGTACCTGGTAAGCAGTCACCCTTGGAGTCCCCAggatcatttcccattttctctaGGTTGCTAGCAGCTTAAGGTCTGTAAGTGGGAACCAGAAACcctacctgctgccaccaccaaatgcaGCAGTGTGTATTTCCAGCTGCATTTGTTGCAACCTTTTTATTGCCTTAAATTGCCGCTGTAGCCTGAAATGCAGCGAAAATGGTTCCTCCTTATTCGGCATTTCTGCTAGCTGAGTCTGAGTTCAAACTACTTTAGTGACTTAAACAAATATTTACTCCTGTTAACCCTTTCTAAGGAGGAGCAAATGAGAATGCCTGGCTCATAATCTACCATTGGCTGATCCACTCTGACTGCAGGATTCACGCGGATTTTAGATCCAATGAGAAACAGCAGTTAGAAAATCCCCCGAATTGATCCAGAACTCCCCCTTGCAGTTGTGCATTGAGTTATGCTCAGAACACTGCAGTCTCTTTGGTCCACGCTTTTCTCAAGATTCTGCTCACTTATATTTAACTTAAAGGAAGTGAACTCTGGAATGTATCTGTTTcaaggaaataaaaacatttgaaaaacaagAGGTTTTCTTGTGCTAGCCTCTGCCTGGTCAGGCTGCCTTTCACACAGTCCATGTGATGCATTCCTCTAGCTGTACTAAAATAACCTGGAGTACTTCACTTGCAAAGTGCTAATTGAAGCCTGCTGTCCTGCAGATGCTCACATGGTGAAAATGAAGGCTGAACATCCAGTGAACTTGGAAGAAGGGGAGGAAGACATGAGTGGGACTCAGTTTGTATGTGAAACCGTTATACGTTCACTCACCCTAGATGCTGCACCTGACCACAAACCCCCTCAAAGGAAGAAATCGCTGCAGAGTGAGTGCTTTCCTCAGCTGAGTTCTGtggcttttttaaattttgtgcAGCTGAACCTTGGTAATAAATTGCCTCACCCTGAAGGTGGGGTACGGCATTTTAACTATTCTTCCTGTTTCTTCTATTAGGCTCCCTGCAAACACTACAAGACACCTTCAGTTACAGTGTAAAAAGTGAAGAAGCTattaggacaaaaagtaattctGTTTCCCAACCCAAGGAAATGGAGTCAAAGAGCCAACAGACAGAAGAAAATAAGTTTGGTAAGTGAAATGGATTCTGAGTCTGGAATGGACCACTgtaataatctaatctgacctccttctTAACACAGGATAGGACTTATCTCAAAGTAATTCTTGTTTTGATTTAGAACTGCCTTAAAAAAACCCGAAAAAAACAGTCAGTGGGGTCAAATGTGTGTTTGACTGCCTGACTCTAATGACTCTAAAGCTATAATGGATCCCATAAGAATTGTGATAAACTCTGAAGTACGGTAAGAAGTCTGTGGAAGGGAATCATTGTTGCGTTAGAAAATCTGTCTATACTCTAACCGAGCAGCACTTGAAACAGTTTTCTTCTGCAAAATGGAATTAAACTATAGTGGGCTAATGAAAACTTGAAAGGGGAATTGTAGTTGGGTAGGTGTCTGTTATAACACTAGGTGAAGGGCCTGGTTTTCAGCCTGTGTTcttgttaggccatgtctacactagcatttatGTTGGAAAAACTTTTGTCACTCTgggttgtgaaaaaaacacacctctaAGCAACATAAGTTCCACTGACAGAAGCACTCGTGTgtacagtgctatgtcagcaggagacgctctcccgccGACTTGGCTATTGCCGCtcgttgagctggttttattatgttgacagCAGAGCTCTTTCCCGTCGACATAACACAGCTACATAAGCACtcttacagcggtgcagctgtaaGCTTGTAGGTATAGACATGGCCCCAGTGTGCACAACTAGATAGGAGCACTTCTTTCTTTGTGTTCATTGTTGGTAATCTGTGTACAGATGCATACCTAGCCAAAGACTGAAACTCAGGCTCAGATTTCCAAGTCCTCACTGTAATTAGTGTACATGTTGCATTTTGCATTCACTTAATAATACGGCCTGTACCTTTCTCACATCCCTTCACTTTTTCCACGGGATGGGGTGCACTCGGTAGATCTGTGCTCTGCACTCACTCCCTAAGGAGGTGAGTTGCAAGCCCAATTGATCTGTGTGGTTGTGAGGTTTCAGCTACCTGGTCACTTCTGGAGGTACCTGTGACAGATTCTCCCTggagtgccacctggaactggggtaccatggAGCgctctgactcaccagcctggaCTCCTCTGTaacaagctgcagacctgctcccAGTCCTACACCTCCACCAGCAATCTcagaggcagggacacacccagctgaagCTACacgcaggctctctgaccagccactgcatgaaccaacaattgagaggctacagccaaaataaccacCCTCTTCTCAGTGTAGGACCCCAGAGTCGTACCTTCCTGCTCTGGTCAAAACCCTAACCTGTATGAATTTATTATCCAGTTCGCCTCCCACC
It encodes:
- the NBR1 gene encoding next to BRCA1 gene 1 protein isoform X1, with translation MLGASVTTVRSERRRELPPAQGTAEPPPFPAGTGLRRPHSMEPQVNLSVTFRGETQSFLVSDSSNTTWADVEAMVKVSFDLNNIQIKYMDEDNDEVSVNSEEEYEEALKIAVTQGNQLQMKVYQVNSLPSETAHSCSTQVCEKAGLEKLSIPKDGKRPLSHYSMLAQALGQDIKAERETTAQQKLNQNEAEGTNEKPPEWFTSYLESFREQVVKETVEKLEQKLSEKLILRNQPPDSSSSSTVIAQPAPEPQSTQGSQCDWLISCSNCHARIVGIRYQCSVCPAYSICEPCEAETYAHDPNHVLLKLRRPVLCVSETYSIGQFSPRLPATLEQVRLQKQMDKRFLKAEKQRLRAEKKQRKAEVRELKKQLKLHRKIHLWNSVHALEITGSPAIKPESLQPSALMSPIQPCPPVVPTLSAAFVDENLPDGTHIQPGTKFIKHWRMKNTGNVEWSSDTKLKFMWGNLTLGSSEKKDVLVPSLPAGQVGIVSVEFIAPALEGTYASHWRLSHKGEQFGPRVWCSIVVDPSTVTACLERNQKTSSSSLKDKDSCRNEVVSSKSESEGQEAGEGMEQTDLPVPGIPLKIKNIPSEREFYIPSVDLLTAQDLLSFELLDINIVQELERVPHNTPVDMTPCMSPLPHDSPLIEKPGLGQIEEENEGNGFKPVPDAHMVKMKAEHPVNLEEGEEDMSGTQFVCETVIRSLTLDAAPDHKPPQRKKSLQSSLQTLQDTFSYSVKSEEAIRTKSNSVSQPKEMESKSQQTEENKFEKLAVSDGANLSGEPSDAEYEEEEDVKDEVQSQVSSASSEDYIIILPECFDTSRPLGESMYSSALSQPSLERAIDTDMEMVIPEGESQPQVHNINDILTTSQTLAAVPLTPEIISTLPQPQRNPSSLQSHGLQKANLPFTEEIPSTVPDQIREEPRYEDFPGPGPSRIVNNNKSKCPEYARHPQGSSIAGGLVKGALSVATSAYKALFAGQSIAEQPTTTEEQTATLLANLCEMGFCDRQLNLRLLKKHNYNIVQVVTELLQINNNDWYSSRY
- the NBR1 gene encoding next to BRCA1 gene 1 protein isoform X3; amino-acid sequence: MEPQVNLSVTFRGETQSFLVSDSSNTTWADVEAMVKVSFDLNNIQIKYMDEDNDEVSVNSEEEYEEALKIAVTQGNQLQMKVYQVNSLPSETAHSCSTQVCEKAGLEKLSIPKDGKRPLSHYSMLAQALGQDIKAERETTAQQKLNQNEAEGTNEKPPEWFTSYLESFREQVVKETVEKLEQKLSEKLILRNQPPDSSSSSTVIAQPAPEPQSTQGSQCDWLISCSNCHARIVGIRYQCSVCPAYSICEPCEAETYAHDPNHVLLKLRRPVLCVSETYSIGQFSPRLPATLEQVRLQKQMDKRFLKAEKQRLRAEKKQRKAEVRELKKQLKLHRKIHLWNSVHALEITGSPAIKPESLQPSALMSPIQPCPPVVPTLSAAFVDENLPDGTHIQPGTKFIKHWRMKNTGNVEWSSDTKLKFMWGNLTLGSSEKKDVLVPSLPAGQVGIVSVEFIAPALEGTYASHWRLSHKGEQFGPRVWCSIVVDPSTVTACLERNQKTSSSSLKDKDSCRNEVVSSKSESEGQEAGEGMEQTDLPVPGIPLKIKNIPSEREFYIPSVDLLTAQDLLSFELLDINIVQELERVPHNTPVDMTPCMSPLPHDSPLIEKPGLGQIEEENEGNGFKPVPDAHMVKMKAEHPVNLEEGEEDMSGTQFVCETVIRSLTLDAAPDHKPPQRKKSLQSSLQTLQDTFSYSVKSEEAIRTKSNSVSQPKEMESKSQQTEENKFEKLAVSDGANLSGEPSDAEYEEEEDVKDEVQSQVSSASSEDYIIILPECFDTSRPLGESMYSSALSQPSLERAIDTDMEMVIPEGESQPQVHNINDILTTSQTLAAVPLTPEIISTLPQPQRNPSSLQSHGLQKANLPFTEEIPSTVPDQIREEPRYEDFPGPGPSRIVNNNKSKCPEYARHPQGSSIAGGLVKGALSVATSAYKALFAGQSIAEQQPTTTEEQTATLLANLCEMGFCDRQLNLRLLKKHNYNIVQVVTELLQINNNDWYSSRY
- the NBR1 gene encoding next to BRCA1 gene 1 protein isoform X2; amino-acid sequence: MLGASVTTVRSERRRELPPAQGTAEPPPFPAGTGLRRPHSMEPQVNLSVTFRGETQSFLVSDSSNTTWADVEAMVKVSFDLNNIQIKYMDEDNDEVSVNSEEEYEEALKIAVTQGNQLQMKVYQVNSLPSETAHSCSTQVCEKAGLEKLSIPKDGKRPLSHYSMLAQALGQDIKAERETTAQQKLNQNEAEGTNEKPPEWFTSYLESFREQVVKETVEKLEQKLSEKLILRNQPPDSSSSSTVIAQPAPEPQSTQGSQCDWLISCSNCHARIVGIRYQCSVCPAYSICEPCEAETYAHDPNHVLLKLRRPVLCVSETYSIGQFSPRLPATLEQVRLQKQMDKRFLKAEKQRLRAEKKQRKAEVRELKKQLKLHRKIHLWNSVHALEITGSPAIKPESLQPSALMSPIQPCPPVVPTLSAAFVDENLPDGTHIQPGTKFIKHWRMKNTGNVEWSSDTKLKFMWGNLTLGSSEKKDVLVPSLPAGQVGIVSVEFIAPALEGTYASHWRLSHKGEQFGPRVWCSIVVDPSTVTACLERNQKTSSSSLKDKDSCRNEVVSSKSESEGQEAGEGMEQTDLPVPGIPLKIKNIPSEREFYIPSVDLLTAQDLLSFELLDINIVQELERVPHNTPVDMTPCMSPLPHDSPLIEKPGLGQIEEENEGNGFKPVPDAHMVKMKAEHPVNLEEGEEDMSGTQFVCETVIRSLTLDAAPDHKPPQRKKSLQSSLQTLQDTFSYSVKSEEAIRTKSNSVSQPKEMESKSQQTEENKFEKLAVSDGANLSGEPSDAEYEEEEDVKDEVQSQVSSASSEDYIIILPECFDTSRPLGESMYSSALSQPSLERAIDTDMEMVIPEGESQPQVHNINDILTTSQTLAAVPLTPEIISTLPQPQRNPSSLQSHGLQKANLPFTEEIPSTVPDQIREEPRYEDFPGPGPSRIVNNNKSKCPEYARHPQGSSIAGGLVKGALSVATSAYKALFAGQSIAEQQPTTTEEQTATLLANLCEMGFCDRQLNLRLLKKHNYNIVQVVTELLQINNNDWYSSRY